A portion of the Sus scrofa isolate TJ Tabasco breed Duroc chromosome 5, Sscrofa11.1, whole genome shotgun sequence genome contains these proteins:
- the ZC3H10 gene encoding zinc finger CCCH domain-containing protein 10, whose amino-acid sequence MPDRDSYANGTGSSGGGPGGGGSEEASGTGAGSGGASSDAICRDFLRNVCKRGKRCRYRHPDMSEVSNLGVSKNEFIFCHDFQNKECSRPNCRFIHGSKEDEDGYKKTGELPPRLRQKVAAGLGLSPADLPNGKEEVPICRDFLKGDCQRGAKCKFRHLQRDFEFDARGGGGAGGGGSAGPVPPGRRHDLYDIYDLPDRGFEDHEPGPKRRRGGCCPPDGPHFESYEYSLAPPRGVECRLLEEENAMLRKRVEELKKQVSNLLATNEVLLEQNAQFRNQAKVMTLSSTAPATEQTLAPTVGTVATFNHGIAQTHTTLSSQALQPRPVSQQELVAPAGAPAAPPTNAAPPAAPPPPPPHLNPEITPLSAALAQTIAQGMAPPPVSMAPVAVSVAPVAPVAVSMAQPLAGITMSHTTTPMVTYPIASQSMRITAMPH is encoded by the coding sequence ATGCCTGACCGGGACAGCTATGCCAACGGCACTGGGAGCAGCGGTGGAGGCCCTGGAGGCGGTGGCAGCGAGGAGGCCAGTGGGACAGGGGCAGGCAGTGGCGGGGCCAGCTCAGATGCCATCTGTAGAGACTTCCTGAGGAATGTGTGCAAGAGAGGCAAGCGTTGCCGCTATCGCCATCCAGACATGAGTGAGGTGTCCAACTTGGGGGTGAGCAAAAATGAGTTCATCTTCTGCCATGACTTCCAGAACAAGGAGTGCAGCCGTCCAAACTGCCGATTCATCCATGGCTCCAAGGAGGATGAGGATGGCTATAAAAAGACAGGAGAGCTTCCCCCTCGGCTGAGACAGAAAGTGGCAGCCGGCCTGGGTCTTTCACCAGCTGACCTACCAAATGGCAAGGAGGAGGTCCCTATCTGCCGCGACTTTCTCAAGGGTGATTGCCAGAGAGGAGCCAAGTGCAAGTTCCGTCACCTGCAACGGGATTTTGAGTTTGATGCTCGGGGTGGAGGAGGCGCTGGTGGTGGGGGCTCAGCAGGCCCAGTTCCCCCAGGACGACGTCATGATCTCTATGATATCTACGACCTCCCTGACAGGGGCTTCGAGGACCATGAGCCAGGCCCCAAGCGCCGGCGAGGTGGATGCTGCCCCCCAGATGGCCCCCATTTTGAATCATATGAATACAGCCTGGCTCCACCCCGAGGGGTGGAATGCAGACTGCTAGAGGAGGAGAATGCCATGCTCAGGAAGCGGGTAGAGGAGCTTAAGAAGCAGGTCAGCAACCTGCTGGCCACCAACGAGGTACTGCTGGAACAGAATGCCCAGTTCCGCAATCAGGCCAAGGTCATGACCCTGAGCTCTACTGCACCAGCGACTGAGCAGACTCTGGCCCCCACCGTGGGCACTGTTGCCACTTTTAACCACGGCATTGCCCAGACTCACACTACTCTCAGCAGCCAGGCTCTGCAGCCTCGCCCCGTGTCCCAGCAAGAACTGGTGGCCCctgctggagctccagctgctccCCCAACTAATGCCGCACCTCctgctgctcccccacccccacccccacacttgAACCCAGAGATCACGCCATTGTCAGCTGCTCTGGCTCAAACAATTGCCCAGGGAATGGCACCCCCACCTGTCTCCATGGCTCCTGTGGCTGTATCTGTGGCTCCTGTGGCCCCTGTGGCTGTGTCGATGGCCCAACCCTTGGCAGGAATCACAATGAGCCACACCACCACTCCCATGGTGACTTACCCCATCGCTTCCCAGAGCATGCGTATCACAGCCATGCCACACTGA
- the ESYT1 gene encoding LOW QUALITY PROTEIN: extended synaptotagmin-1 (The sequence of the model RefSeq protein was modified relative to this genomic sequence to represent the inferred CDS: inserted 1 base in 1 codon), producing MERSPGDRSSPVDQPYAPSDPPDQPPVAPTKPDQSSGNQPAGPGAAGEALAVLTSFGRRLLVLVPVYLAGAMGLSVGFVLFGLALYLGWRRVREEKERSLRVAQQLLEDEERLTAKTLYMSQRELPAWVSFPDVEKAEWLNKIVAQVWPFLGQYMEKLLAETVAPAVRGSNPHLQTFTFTRVELGEKPLRILGVKVHPGQRKEQILLDLNISYVGDVQIDVEVKKYFCKAGVKGMQLHGVLRVILEPLIGDLPIVGAVSMFFIRRPTLDINWTGMTNLLDIPGLSSLSDTMIMDSIAAFLVLPNRLLVPLVPDLQDVAQLRSPLPRGIIRVHLLAARGLSSKDKYVKGLIEGKSDPYALVRVGTQAFCSRVIDEELNPQWGETYEVMVHEVPGQEIEVEVFDKDPDKDDFLGRMKLDVGKVLQAAVMDEWFPLQGGQGQVHLRLEWLSLLPDAEKLEQILQWNRGVSSRPEPPSAAILVVYLDRAQDLPLKKGNKEPNPMVQLSVQDVTQESKAVYSTNSPVWEEAFRFFLQDPRSQELDVQVKDDSRALTLGALTLPLARLLTAPELTLDQWFQLSSSXPNSRLYMKLVMRLLYLDSSEVRFPAGPGTPEAWDLDNESPQTGSSVDTPPRPSHTTPDSNFGTENVLRIHVLEAQDLIAKDRFLGGLVKGKSDPYVKLKLAGRSFRSRVIREDLNPHWNEVFEVIVTSIPGQELEAEVFDKDLDKDDFLGRCKVSLTTVLNSGFLDEWLTLEDVPSGRLHLRLERLTPRPTAAELEEVLQVNSLIQTQKSAELAAALLSVYLERAEDLPLRKGTKPPSPYATLAVGETSHKTKTVPQTSAPIWDESASFLIRKPNIESLELQVRGEGTGVLGSLSLPLSELLVADRLCLDRWFTLSSGQGQVLLRAQLGILVSQHSGVEAHSHSHSSSSLSEEPELWGGLPHVTSSAPELRQRLTHGDSPQEAPAGPLGQVKLTVWYYSEERKLVSMVHSCRALRQNGRDPPDPYVSLLLLPDKNRGTKRKTSQKKRTLNPEFNERFEWELPLDEALRRKLDVSVKSSSSFMSRERELLGKVQLDLAKIDLSQGAAQWYDLMDDKDKGSS from the exons ATGGAGCGCTCTCCTGGAGACCGCTCCAGTCCCGTGGACCAACCCTACGCTCCCTCCGACCCCCCTGACCAGCCCCCCGTTGCTCCCACAAAGCCGGACCAGAGTTCTGGGAACCAACCTGCTGGACCAGGCGCGGCGGGTGAGGCCCTGGCTGTGCTGACTTCCTTCGGGCGGCGGTTGCTGGTGCTGGTGCCGGTGTACCTAGCCGGGGCCATGGGACTCAGCGTGGGTTTCGTGCTCTTCGGCCTCGCCCTCTACCTGGGCTGGCGCCGGGTCCGCGAGGAGAAAGAACGGAGCCTTCGAGTAGCGCAGCAGCTCCTGGAGGATGAGGAGCGGCTCACGGCGAAAACTCTTTACATGAGCCAGCGAGAGCTACCTGCCTGG GTCAGCTTCCCAGATGTGGAAAAGGCCGAGTGGCTAAATAAG attgtggctcaggtctggcccTTCCTGGGCCAGTATATGGAGAAGCTTTTGGCTGAAACTGTGGCCCCAGCTGTTCGAGGATCCAACCCCCACTTGCAGACATTTACATTTACACGAGTGGAACTGGGTGAAAAG CCACTGCGCATCCTTGGAGTCAAAGTTCACCCTGGTCAGAGAAAAGAGCAGATCCTGCTGGACTTGAACATCAG CTATGTAGGTGATGTACAGATTGATGTGGAAGTGAAGAAATATTTCTGCAAAGCAGGAGTCAAGGGCATGCAG CTACATGGTGTCTTACGGGTGATTCTTGAACCACTCATTGGGGACCTTCCTATTGTGGGGGCTGTGTCGATGTTCTTTATCCGGCGGCCG ACCCTAGATATTAACTGGACGGGGATGACCAACCTCCTGGATATCCCAGGACTCAG CTCCCTCTCTGACACCATGATCATGGATTCCATCGCTGCCTTCCTTGTGTTACCCAACCGATTATTGGTGCCCCTTGTGCCTGACCTTCAAGACGTGGCCCAGTTGCGTTCCCCTCTTCCCAGG GGTATTATTCGGGTTCACCTGCTGGCTGCACGAGGACTGAGCTCCAAGGACAAATATGTAAAGGGCTTGATTGAGGGCAAGTCAGACCCCTATGCACTCGTGCGAGTGGGTACCCAGGCTTTCTGCAGTCGTGTCATCGATGAGGAACTCAACCCCCAGTGGGGAGAGACTTATGAG GTGATGGTGCATGAGGTCCCAGGGCAGGAGATTGAGGTGGAAGTGTTTGACAAGGATCCAGACAAAGATGACTTTCTGGGCAG aatgaAGCTGGATGTAGGGAAGGTATTGCAGGCTGCAGTGATGGATGAA TGGTTCCCTCTACAAGGCGGGCAAGGCCAAGTTCACCTACGGCTAGAATGGCTCTCACTTTTGCCTGATGCAGAAAAACTGGAGCAG ATTCTACAGTGGAACCGAGGAGTCTCCTCCCGACCGGAACCCCCATCAGCTGCCATCTTAGTTGTCTATCTGGATCGGGCCCAGGATCTTCCT CTGAAGAAGGGGAACAAGGAGCCCAACCCCATGGTACAGCTGTCAGTTCAGGATGTGACCCAGGAGAGCAAG GCCGTCTACAGCACCAACAGCCCCGTGTGGGAGGAGGCCTTCCGGTTCTTCCTGCAAGACCCTCGAAGCCAGGAGCTCGATGTGCAG GTGAAGGATGATTCCAGGGCCCTGACTTTAGGGGCACTGACCCTGCCTCTGGCTCGCCTGCTGACTGCTCCTGAACTCACCCTGGACCAGTGGTTCCAGCTCAGCAGCT GGCCCAACTCCCGGCTCTACATGAAACTTGTGATGAGG CTCTTGTACTTGGACTCCTCAGAAGTGCGCTTCCCTGCTGGGCCTGGTACTCCTGAGGCTTGGGACCTGGACAACGAGAGCCCCCAGACAGGCAGCAGTGTGGATACCCCACCTCGACCCTCTCACACGACTCCTGACAGTAACTTCGGGACAGAG AATGTGCTTCGGATTCATGTATTAGAGGCCCAGGACCTGATTGCCAAAGACCGTTTCTTGGGGGGATTGGTGAAGGGCAAATCAGACCCCTATGTCAAACTAAAGCTGGCAGGACGAAGCTTCCGGAGCCGTGTCATTCGGGAAGATCTCAATCCCCACTGGAATGAGGTCTTTGAG GTGATCGTCACATCAATTCCAGGCCAAGAGCTAGAGGCTGAGGTTTTTGACAAGGACCTGGACAAGGATGACTTTCTGGGCAG GTGCAAAGTAAGCCTCACCACAGTCCTAAACAGTGGTTTCCTTGATGAG TGGCTGACCCTGGAGGATGTCCCATCTGGTCGCCTGCACTTGCGTCTGGAGCGTCTTACGCCCCGTCCCACTGCTGCTGAGCTAGAGGAG GTGCTGCAGGTGAACAGTTTGATCCAGACTCAGAAGAGTGCAGAGCTGGCAGCGGCCCTGCTCTCCGTCTACCTGGAGCGGGCTGAGGACCTGCCG CTTCGAAAAGGTACCAAGCCTCCCAGCCCTTATGCTACTCTTGCTGTGGGAGAAACTTCTCATAAAACTAAG ACTGTTCCCCAAACATCAGCCCCCATCTGGGATGAGAGTGCCTCCTTTCTCATCAGGAAACCAAACATCGAGAGCCTGGAGTTGCAG GTTCGGGGCGAGGGGACTGGTGTGCTGGGCTCGTTGTCCCTGCCCCTCTCCGAGCTCCTTGTGGCTGACCGGCTCTGCTTAGACCGCTGGTTTACGCTCAGCAGTGGTCAAGGGCAGGTGCTACTGAGAGCACAGCTGGGG ATCCTGGTGTCCCAGCACTCAGGGGTGGAAGCTCACAGCCATAGTCACAGCTCCTCGTCTCTGAGTGAAGAACCAGAGCTCTGGGGGGGACTCCCTCACGTCACCTCCTCAGCCCCCGAACTCCGGCAGCGCCTCACGCACGGGGACAG TCCCCAAGAGGCTCCAGCCGGGCCTCTGGGCCAAGTGAAACTGACTGTTTGGTACTACAGTGAAGAACGAAAGCTGGTCAGCATGGTCCACAGCTGCCG GGCCCTTCGACAGAATGGACGCGATCCTCCCGACCCCTACGTGTCACTGTTGCTACTGCCAGACAAGAACCGGGGCACCAAGAGGAAGACCTCACAGAAGAAGAGGACCCTAAATCCTGAATTCAACGAACG GTTTGAGTGGGAACTGCCCCTGGATGAGGCCCTCCGGCGAAAGCTGGATGTCTCTGTGAAGTCCAGTTCCTCCTTCATGTCAAGAGAGCGTGAGCTGCTGGGGAAG GTGCAGTTGGACCTCGCCAAGATAGACCTTTCCCAGGGAGCCGCCCAGTG GTATGACCTCATGGATGACAAGGACAAGGGCAGCTCCTAA